GCTTCAATACATACTCTTTCTCATCCCACGGACCGCCATACACAACTGACATATCATAATCTCTTCTTGCAAAACCCCTTAACTGCCAAAACTTTATTCGCTAATATTGGTGCCTTTGGTGAAAATATCCTTAAAACTCTTTCAGAACCTCAACTGAAAAACGTGTTCTCCTGTCTTTCCCCCGAAGAAGTGGCTCTTCTTTTTTCCAATCTTCCAGACGCCACTTTACTTTACAATGACAATGCACGCGACATTTTTCCGATTGCGCTTCAATGTCTTCCTTCTGGACCTTGGAAACAAGAATTTTGCCTGCGTCATAAAGACCGCCTAAAAGAAATGGATCTTCAGTCACGTTCTCTTTATGTTTCCTATCTCTTTCTAGATGAAAATCTTTCTCTTCTAGATGCTCTTGTCGAACGTGATCCAAACTTCTTAAAGCTTGCGACACCAGATGGATTAACATTAAGTAATTTAAGATCTGTTGATATGGTCTCTGCACCCTTTAAAAAATGGATTGACACTCAAGTGATAAAAATGTTAGCTTCCTGAGGAAAAGATTTATAAATCATATAAGCTTAAAATCAATGAGAAGATCTTCATAAAGTTTTCGCTTAAAAGGAGTAACGAGGTCTGGTAAAAGCATAGGATGAATCCAGCGCCAAGCATCAAATTCCCAAATCTCATGCGTTTTTAAGTTAATTTCTGATTCTCTTCCTAAAAATTGCATCAAAACCCATCTCTGGCGCTGTCCAATATATTTTCCATCCCAAACTTTTTGGGAAAGCAGGGGAGGAAGATCATAAAAATAATCTTTTTCTCCTATCTTAAGAATCTTAATAGATGTAATTCCTGTTTCCTCAGCAAGTTCTCTTATCGCCGTGGCCTCAATTGATTCTCCAGGATCCATTCCTCCTTGTGGCATTTGCCATAAATAATCCCTTAAACAAGGAAGATTTACATGCTCTAATTTCTTAAGAGCCTCATTTTCATATATCTTTTTTTGATCTTCCTCTGAAATAGGAGCTTGGATTGTTTCTAATCCAGAGCCTCTTTTACATCGGTGCGCAATGAAAACATCCTTTTTTGCATTTAAAACAATA
The genomic region above belongs to Pseudomonadota bacterium and contains:
- a CDS encoding RNA pyrophosphohydrolase, whose protein sequence is MPQGGMDPGESIEATAIRELAEETGITSIKILKIGEKDYFYDLPPLLSQKVWDGKYIGQRQRWVLMQFLGRESEINLKTHEIWEFDAWRWIHPMLLPDLVTPFKRKLYEDLLIDFKLI